Part of the Paenarthrobacter sp. JL.01a genome is shown below.
CAGCAGGTTCCCACCCTTGCCAAGGACGAGGTCATTGAGCTGGTTTCGGGCCAGTCGGTAACGGTCGACCTCGCCGAATGGGTGAAGGTCCGCGACGGCCGTTCACCCCGGCTTACTCAGACCGACCGGATCAAGCTCATTGGCGCCGACGGAGCAGATCCTGTAGCCAACGGTGGTACCGGTCTGAAGTACACTGCCGGAGCCGAGTACGTCGGTCCTGGCTCGATCAGTTTCGAAGTCACTGACGGAACCGGTCCGGACGATCCCAACGGATTGAAGTCCACCTTGAGCATCCGGACCAAGGTTTTGCCCGATCCCAACAAGAACAACCCACCTGTCCTGCTCGGCAGCGACGTGGACGTGCCAAAGGGTGATTCCGCGAGCCTGGATCTCGAAAAACTGACCTCGGATCCAGACTCGGACGATGTCCAGAACATGAACTACGAGCTGACAGGTGGAGCCACCGGAGGCTTCAAAGTCTCCATTGAAGGGAAGACGCTCAAAGCCTCCGCGGACGATTCCGTCCAGATCGGACAGTCGGGCACGGTGCAGGTGAAGGCCAAGGATCGCCGCGGGCTTGAAGCCGTGGCCACCTACAAGCTCTCACTCTCGGCGTCGAACCGACCCAAGCCGGTGGCAAACGACGACGCCGAGCCGGACGCGCAGTCCGGCAAGCCCGTCACGGTCAACGTCCTGGCCAATGACTCGAACCCGTTCCCGGACACGCCGTTGAAGATCGTTTCGGCCGTCACGGAGACCGGCCAGGGCACGGCCGAGCCGGGTGGTGACAGCGTTACTGTCACTCCTGCTGGTGGTTTCACCGGCACCATGGTTGTCGCGTACACAGTGCAGGACAAGACGGGCGAGCTCTCCCGCTATGCCACGGCCCGCATCCGTTTGACCGTCAAGGACAAGCCAGCGGCGCCCAGTACACCCTTGGCCCAGAGCGTGGGCGACCAAACGGCATTGCTCACGTGGAACGCCCCGGCTGACCGTGGTTCGCCCATCACCAAATACACGGTGTACGGCGAGAACGGCTTCAAACAGGATTGCCCCGCCAACACCTGTACGCTGACTGGCCTTACCAACAACGTGAAGTACCACTTCGCCGTCACGGCAACGAACGCCATCAACGAATCCGAGCGTTCCCCGGTCTCGGCCGAGGTCCGTCCCGACGTCAAGCCCGACACCCCCGTGGCTCCCACGTTGAAGTTCGGCGACAAGCAGCTCTCGGTCGCCTGGGTTCCCCCGGCGAGCAAGGGTTCTCCCATCAAGTCCTATGACCTAGAGATTTCGCCTGCCCCGGCAGGTCAAAATCCCCAAATCCAGAACCTGACGGGTAACAGTCACGTGTGGACCGGCCTGACCAATGGTGTGGCCTACAAGGTCCGGGTCCTGGCCCGCAACGACGCCAAGGAACCGTCGGAGTGGAGTACCTACTCGGCCGCGGAGACTCCTGCCGGAGTTCCGGCGACACCGGCTGCCCCGTCCGTCGCGGGCGCCGGGTCCGTGGGCAATCAGAGCCAGTTGCAGGTCAGCTGGACCGCACCAAACAACAATGGCGACGCCGTGTCCAGCTACACGCTCACCACGTACCGTGGTGGCGCGGTGGTTGGTTCCCAGGCAGTGGCAGCTACCTCCCAGAACGTGACAGTGGACAACTCGGAAGCGGACTACTCATTCACGGTCTCGGCCACCAATAAGGCCGGCGTCAGTGGCGTGAGCCAGCAGTCCAACGCCATTCGTGCCGCCGGCAAGCCTGGAATGGTGGGTGCACCCTCGGCAGCACTGGTGGAGACCAACGCCGACGGCGGCAAGATCCGTGTCGCGTTCAACCCGCTCTCCGCGGCGGAACGCAACGGTGCCAACGCCAACGAGATCAGCTACCGCTACGCCCTGACCTCCGGCTCGGGCACCGGTGCGATCCCCGCCGGTGGCGGAGTTGTGGCAGCCCCCAACGGCGCCGACACAGCCGTGGTCGTGTGGGCCATTTCCTCCCGGAACCCCACGCCCGGTGACCGCAGCCCGGCGTCGAATACCGTGAATCCCTACGGCCTTGCCTACGCTCCGACCGTTACCGGCAGCAAGAGCAGCGGCGTGGGGGACAAGACGGTGTCCTGGACCTGGAACGCTCCCAACGGCAACGGCCGTCCGGTTACCGGCTACCAGTACAGCCTCGACGGCGGGGCGTGGCAGAACACCGACCAGCGGAGTTTCTCCAAGACTGTCGGCTTCAGCGAAACGCACACCCTGCAGGTTCGCGCCGTCAGCGGGGGACAGGCAGGACGTGTGGGCAGCGACACCTCGCGCAGCGGTGCCGAGCCGCCACCGCCGCAGCCTCCGGCAGGCGAGGTCAGGGCCCACAACAACACGTGCCCCGGCCAGCCTGGAAGACCGGACACTTACAACCCGAGCGGCCCGAGCTGCGGCGTTGGCTGGGTCTCCAACTCCGAAGGGTGGTTGAACGTCAACTGCACCAAGGACATCTACAACAACGGCACGCCCTGGTACCGCGTCACCCAGGGCAGCCACCCCGGCTGGTTCGTAAAGTCCACCACCGTGGATCTGCGCGGAACCAAGCCCGGCGGGTGCTAGCCACGTCCGGCCGGCACCAGCAACAACTTCATCCCAACACCCCGACACAAGGAACAGGATCAACCGATGACCATGACAAGCGAGCAGGCCGCGTGGTTTGCAGAAACGTTCGAGAAGCTCGTTGCCAACGTGGGCCAGGCCGTCCTGGGCAAGGAACACGTCATCCGGCTGACCTTCACCGCGATGCTGGCCGAGGGCCACGTCCTCTTCGAGGACGCACCGGGCACGGGTAAGACCTCGCTGGCCCGGGCGTTGGCCGCCACGGTCCAGGGATCGCACAACCGCATCCAGTTCACCCCCGACCTCCTGCCCTCCGATGTCACCGGTGTGACCATCTACGACCAGAAGACGCAGAAGTTCGAATTCCACAAGGGCCCGGTCTTCAGCAACATCGTCCTGGCCGATGAAATCAACCGAGCCTCGCCGAAGACCCAGTCCGCCCTGCTCGAGGTCATGGAAGAGTCCCGCGTCACCGTCGACGGAACCACCTACGAGGCCGGCCGTCCGTTCATGGTGCTGGCGACGCAGAACCCGATCGAGCAAGCCGGTACCTACCGTCTTCCCGAAGCCCAGCTTGACCGTTTCCTGATCAAGACCTCCATCGGCTACCCGGACCACGCTTCCACCGTGCGGCTGCTGGGCGGCTCCAACCTGAAGGACCGCTCGAAGGACCTGGCAGCCCTGATCACCACCCAGGCCGTGGCCGACATGGCGGACCTTGCGGCGACAACCCACGTGGACACCGCGGTGCTCGAGTACATTTCGCGCCTGTGTGAGGAAACCCGCAACGCTTCCGAAACCCGGCTCGGTGTTTCCGTGCGTGGTGCCCTGGCCATGGTCCGTGCCGCCAAGGTGTGGGCAGCCGGACAGGGCCGGAACTTCGTGCTGCCGGACGACGTCAAGGAACTTGCACCCGTGGTGTGGACCCACCGTCTGGTCATGGATCCTGAGGCTGAATTCTCGGGCGCGACGCCTGAGGTCGTGCTCGCGCGGGTCCTCTCCGAGGTCGCTGCCCCGCAGCAACGCGCCACGGCTTAAGCCTGCACAGCCTCAGCACTTCCCTTCCTCGCACCAGTTCGAACAAAGGCCCCCACATGTCCTCCAGCAAACCCCTGAGCCGGGCTGCTGATTCGCTTAAGCGCGCCACGTCAGCGCTTGGCGGTGCCCTGCGCGCCGCGCGTGGTTCCGGCAACGACGCGGGCAAACGCCCGGGCAGCCCGAAAAAGCCCGCTAACACCAGGAAACTGCACCCCGCGGCCGTATGGGCCGAGGCCGCCGGAGCAGCAGGGGAGATCCTTTCCCCGGCGTGGGAGAAATTCCGTTCCCTTTGGCTGCGCTACGCGTGGCCAATCCTCTCCGTCGTCAGTCTGCTCGGCTGGGTGGTGCTGGCGGCGTCGATCGGGCTCTGGTGGGCCGGGCAGGCATGGGGCTGGCAGGAAGCCAAGTCAGCGGCTTTGGTGGCATTCCTGCTCTTCCTGCTGGCCATCGGCTTTATTGTGGGCCGCTCGGCGTATTGCGTGGTGCTGGACCTGGCCCGTACCCGTGTGGCGGTGGGCGATGACGCCGTGGGAAGCATCGCGGTCTCCAACGTCTCGGCACGCCCGTTGCTGCCTGCAGCGCTGGAGTTGCCTGTGGGTGCCAACGCCGCCGTGTTCCACCTGCCCCGCATGAAGCCCGCACAGGTGCATGAGGACCTGTTCACCATCCCGACGGCCCGCCGTGCCGTCATCGTCGTCGGACCCGTGCGCTCGGTGCGCGCCGACCCGCTCCACCTGCTGCGCCGGCGCGTGCTCTGGACCGAACCCGTGGACCTGTTCGTGCACCCGCGGACCGTGGCCCTCGGCGGTTCAGCGGCCGGCTTCATCCGCGACCTTGAGGGCATGCCCACCACTGAACTTTCCAGTGCCGACGTTTCGTTCCACGCGCTTCGTGACTATGTGCCCGGCGATGACCGTAGGCACATCCACTGGAAGACCACGGCCCGTACCAATAAACTCATGGTCCGCCAGTTCGAGGAAACGCGCCGCGCCCACCTGGCTATTGCCCTGTCCATCAACACCGATGAGTACGATTCCGAAGCGGAATTCGAAATGGCCATCTCGGTGGCCGGGTCCATTGGCCGCCAGGCGATCAGCGAACAACGCGACCTCGATGTCCTGACCCAAAAAGGTCCCCTCCGCTGCGAAACCGGCCGTAACCTGCTGGACGACATGACACGGATCATCGGCGCACCCTTGCGCAAGACCGCCGTCGACCTCGCCCGGACCTTGTCCGATACCGTCCCGAATGCCTCCGTGGTGTTCTTCGTGGTGGGCAGCCACGTCACCGCTACGCAACTGCGTTCGGCCGCGGCCTCGGTCCCGCCCGGAGTCCGCAGCCTGGCCGTCCGCGTCCAACCCGGCGCCGCGCCGTCGAGGGCCAATATCGCGGACCTGACCGTCCTCACCGTTGGCGACCTCGACGATCTCGCCATCGTTCTTCGAAAGGCGGCAGCATGAGCACCGCGCCCAACGTCCGCGTCCGGCCGCGTGCGGAGAAGTCCGCGAAGGCCAATGCCCGCAAACGCGCCGCTGGTGCATCCATGTTCGCCGACGACCGCCCGATGTGGCACTTCTTTGTCGACTGCGGCGCCCTGGTGGTGCTGCTGTTGCTGGGCGTCCTCGGATTCACGCTGAGCTTCGGCGGCGACGCACGGTTCCTGGTCGCAGGACTCGGCGGGGTGGTCCTCGGGCTCGGCATCGCCGTCCTCAATGCCCATTTGCGCCTTGGTCTGCTGATCACGGCAGCTGCGACTTTTGGTGCCTACATGCTGTTCGGTTCCGCGCTGGCGGTTCCGGATTCTGCCGTGCTGGGCGTCCTGCCGTCCCTGGATTCCCTGCGGACGCTGCTGCTGGGCATCGTTTTCTCGTGGAAGGACATGCTGACCGTCGGTGTTCCCGTGGGCACCGCCAACGGAACGCTGATTGTGCCGTTCCTGAGCGCGCTGCTCATGGCCCTGGCGGCCGGACTCCTGACGTGGCGGATGAAGAGCCCCTATTGGCCGTTGCTTCCCGTTTTGGTCCTCTTCGTCACCGGCATTGCCTTCAGTACCAGTTCGGGCTTCCTGAACGTGGAGCGAGGCGTTTCCCTGACGATCATCTCGATTGTCTGGGCGACGTTCCGCCGTGAGGTACTCCGCCAGCGCAGCACCAGGACCGTCTCGGCCAACAGGCCGGATTACGACGCCGGTACAGCCCGGCGCGGCCAGCTGCGCCGCCTCGGGACTGCCGCAGCTGTCATCGCCGTCGCCGTGGGCGTGACGGCCATTGCTTCTCCCCTGGTAACAGCCAGCGACGACCGGAAAGTGCTGCGCAACACTATCGTCCCACCGTTCGATCCCAGGGATTACATCACCCCGTTGGCGAGCTTCAGGAACTTCGTCAAGGACGAGAAGGACGCCACCTTGTTCACCGTCAAGGGCCTGCCCAAGGATGCCCGGGTGCGGTTGGCGGCGTTGGACGCGTTCAACGGCTTGAACTACACCATGGATCCGAACAGCTCCGGCAACTTCAGCAAGGTCGGCGACGCGAAGTCGCTGAACACGCTGGCCGATTCCGGGAGCCCGGTGCAAGGCACCAACTACACGTTGGACATCACGGTTGAGGACTATCAGGGCTACTTCGTTCCGGGTGGCCGCCACACTACAGGAATGAGCTTTGCGGACACCTCGGGAGCAGCGTCAGGGCTCTACTTCAATGCCGGCACCGACACCGCGGTGACCACCAAGGGCCTGGGCAAGGGCGAGAACTACACCGTCCAGGTCTCCGATCCCGGAACGCTGGAGCACGGACAGCTCACCCAGTATGACTTCGCCAAGCTCACGCTGCCCGAAGCCGAGGAAGTGCCGCCGATCGTCGCCTCACAGGCGAACGAGTTGTCCGCGGACGCGCCCACCGCGATCGACCGCGTCCGGCAGATCGAGGCGCACTTCCAGAAGAGCGGCGCGTTCAGCAACGGGCTTGTGGCAGAGGGGCAGCTCCCCAGCCTCCCCGGCCACAGCGCGGCCCGCATCCGCAACATGCTCTCCGCCAAGCAGATGCTCGGCGACGACGAGCAGTACGCGGTGTCCATGTCCCTCATGCTCCGTCATTTGGGCATCCCGTCGCGCGTTGTCATGGGCTTCTACCCGGATCCCAAGAGCCCTGAAAACGGCGCCGGCGACATCAAGATCACGGGCAAGGATGTGCACGCCTGGGTAGAGGTGGCCTTCGACCGCGTCGGCTGGGTTTCGTTCGATCCCACCCCGCCCAAGGACAACGTCCCGATCCCGCCTGACCCGCAGAACAAGTCCAAGCCCAAGCCACAGGTGCTGCAGCCGCCGCCCCCGCCGCAGGAACCCGCGGACCTGCCGCCGGATTCCACGCCGGACGCTTTGGATGCGGACGAGAAGAAGAACAATCCGTGGCTCTTCTGGGGACCGTTGCTTGCCGCTCTCGGCGTGGCGTTGATTCCGTTGGCGATTCTCGCCGTGCCTCTGCTGCTGATCTTGCTGTTGAAAGCACGACGCCGGAAGGCACGTTTCCGTGATGGCCACCCCGCCCAGCGGGTCGGCGCGGGATGGAGCGAAGTAGCGAGCCTCGTCACCGATATGGGTGCCTCGATCGACGCCAAGTCCACCAGGCGCGAGTCTGCCTCGGTGATCGCCGAAGCGTTCCCCACCGCCGGGAACACCACCACCATGCTTGCCCACCGGGCTGACGCAGCGGTGTTCGGTGCGGGGCAGCCGAGTGAGACAGAGGTCAAGGAGTACTGGGAGATCGTGGACACATCGCTGACCGACATCACCGGCAGCGTTGGCTTCTGGAAGCGGCAGCAGGCACGGTTCTCACCGCGGTCGTTGCTGGCGGACGCCCGGGCTGCCCTGCGTCGCCGTCAACAAGGTCCAGGTGGGACCCAAACTCCCGGTGAACCGCGGTCGCGGCGCTTGAAGTTGCCCTTCACGAAGGACAGCACGGATGAGCAGTGAGACCGAACTTTGCCCGGCCTGCCGGCATGCCGTCCGGCCCGGCGCCGCTTTCTGCAATCAGTGCGGATCGCCGCTGAACAACCGTGGTGCCCGCAAGGAAGCCAACATCAACCATGCCCAGCGGGCCGCACTGGAATCGGCTGCCCGGCAGGGTCTGGCCGATCCCGGTAGTATCTCCGTAGTGTCGGCGCCAGCGTCGCCGGCGCATCCGGGGACAAGCACCGTCCCGGACAGTACGCCTGGGCCAGGGGGAGGGACCACTATGA
Proteins encoded:
- a CDS encoding AAA family ATPase is translated as MTMTSEQAAWFAETFEKLVANVGQAVLGKEHVIRLTFTAMLAEGHVLFEDAPGTGKTSLARALAATVQGSHNRIQFTPDLLPSDVTGVTIYDQKTQKFEFHKGPVFSNIVLADEINRASPKTQSALLEVMEESRVTVDGTTYEAGRPFMVLATQNPIEQAGTYRLPEAQLDRFLIKTSIGYPDHASTVRLLGGSNLKDRSKDLAALITTQAVADMADLAATTHVDTAVLEYISRLCEETRNASETRLGVSVRGALAMVRAAKVWAAGQGRNFVLPDDVKELAPVVWTHRLVMDPEAEFSGATPEVVLARVLSEVAAPQQRATA
- a CDS encoding DUF58 domain-containing protein, coding for MSSSKPLSRAADSLKRATSALGGALRAARGSGNDAGKRPGSPKKPANTRKLHPAAVWAEAAGAAGEILSPAWEKFRSLWLRYAWPILSVVSLLGWVVLAASIGLWWAGQAWGWQEAKSAALVAFLLFLLAIGFIVGRSAYCVVLDLARTRVAVGDDAVGSIAVSNVSARPLLPAALELPVGANAAVFHLPRMKPAQVHEDLFTIPTARRAVIVVGPVRSVRADPLHLLRRRVLWTEPVDLFVHPRTVALGGSAAGFIRDLEGMPTTELSSADVSFHALRDYVPGDDRRHIHWKTTARTNKLMVRQFEETRRAHLAIALSINTDEYDSEAEFEMAISVAGSIGRQAISEQRDLDVLTQKGPLRCETGRNLLDDMTRIIGAPLRKTAVDLARTLSDTVPNASVVFFVVGSHVTATQLRSAAASVPPGVRSLAVRVQPGAAPSRANIADLTVLTVGDLDDLAIVLRKAAA
- a CDS encoding transglutaminase-like domain-containing protein codes for the protein MSTAPNVRVRPRAEKSAKANARKRAAGASMFADDRPMWHFFVDCGALVVLLLLGVLGFTLSFGGDARFLVAGLGGVVLGLGIAVLNAHLRLGLLITAAATFGAYMLFGSALAVPDSAVLGVLPSLDSLRTLLLGIVFSWKDMLTVGVPVGTANGTLIVPFLSALLMALAAGLLTWRMKSPYWPLLPVLVLFVTGIAFSTSSGFLNVERGVSLTIISIVWATFRREVLRQRSTRTVSANRPDYDAGTARRGQLRRLGTAAAVIAVAVGVTAIASPLVTASDDRKVLRNTIVPPFDPRDYITPLASFRNFVKDEKDATLFTVKGLPKDARVRLAALDAFNGLNYTMDPNSSGNFSKVGDAKSLNTLADSGSPVQGTNYTLDITVEDYQGYFVPGGRHTTGMSFADTSGAASGLYFNAGTDTAVTTKGLGKGENYTVQVSDPGTLEHGQLTQYDFAKLTLPEAEEVPPIVASQANELSADAPTAIDRVRQIEAHFQKSGAFSNGLVAEGQLPSLPGHSAARIRNMLSAKQMLGDDEQYAVSMSLMLRHLGIPSRVVMGFYPDPKSPENGAGDIKITGKDVHAWVEVAFDRVGWVSFDPTPPKDNVPIPPDPQNKSKPKPQVLQPPPPPQEPADLPPDSTPDALDADEKKNNPWLFWGPLLAALGVALIPLAILAVPLLLILLLKARRRKARFRDGHPAQRVGAGWSEVASLVTDMGASIDAKSTRRESASVIAEAFPTAGNTTTMLAHRADAAVFGAGQPSETEVKEYWEIVDTSLTDITGSVGFWKRQQARFSPRSLLADARAALRRRQQGPGGTQTPGEPRSRRLKLPFTKDSTDEQ